In Pseudomonadota bacterium, a single genomic region encodes these proteins:
- a CDS encoding methyl-accepting chemotaxis protein, with the protein MRNIAEVTTAVAEGDLSKKITVDVKGEVLDLKNTINKMVDDLNTFAGQVTKLAREVGIDGKLGTQAVVEGVAGTWKELTDNVNLMAANLTEQVKSIAKVATTLAGSAEQQQGNSKAMTSSAEETSKQANLVSGTADRVTKNVQVVASGADDLNATINEISKNAVEAAKVGTTAVEMATATNATVTKLGESSAEIGNVVKVITSIAQQTNLLALNATIEAARAGEAGKGFAVVANEVKELAKETAKATEDISRKIEAIQTDTKGAVQAIGEIGGIINKVNDIQNTIASGVEEQTATTKEIGRNMAEAARGSEDISKNIQGVAKGAQDTASGANDTQRAAEAVAGMAAELQQVVGRFTF; encoded by the coding sequence GTGCGCAACATCGCCGAGGTGACCACTGCGGTCGCGGAGGGCGACCTGTCCAAGAAGATCACGGTGGACGTGAAGGGCGAGGTGCTGGACCTCAAGAACACCATCAACAAGATGGTCGACGATCTCAACACGTTTGCGGGGCAGGTCACGAAGCTGGCAAGGGAAGTCGGCATCGACGGCAAGCTGGGGACCCAGGCGGTCGTCGAGGGTGTGGCAGGCACCTGGAAGGAGCTCACCGACAACGTCAATCTCATGGCGGCCAATCTTACGGAGCAGGTCAAGAGCATCGCCAAGGTAGCGACCACGCTGGCGGGGTCGGCCGAGCAGCAGCAAGGGAACTCGAAGGCAATGACCTCGAGCGCCGAGGAAACCTCGAAGCAGGCCAATCTCGTGTCGGGTACGGCGGATCGGGTGACCAAGAACGTTCAGGTGGTAGCCAGCGGAGCAGATGACCTGAACGCCACCATCAACGAGATCTCGAAGAACGCCGTCGAGGCGGCCAAGGTGGGAACGACGGCGGTGGAGATGGCAACGGCGACGAACGCCACGGTAACGAAGCTGGGAGAAAGCAGCGCCGAAATCGGCAATGTCGTGAAGGTCATTACCTCCATCGCCCAGCAGACCAATTTGCTCGCCCTGAACGCCACCATCGAGGCCGCACGCGCGGGCGAAGCGGGCAAAGGCTTCGCCGTGGTCGCGAACGAGGTCAAAGAGCTGGCAAAGGAGACGGCCAAGGCAACCGAGGATATCAGCAGGAAGATCGAAGCGATTCAAACAGACACGAAAGGAGCCGTGCAGGCGATTGGCGAAATCGGCGGCATCATCAACAAGGTAAACGACATCCAGAACACCATTGCGAGCGGCGTTGAAGAGCAGACGGCGACCACCAAGGAAATCGGTCGCAACATGGCGGAGGCCGCGCGCGGCAGCGAGGACATCTCGAAGAATATCCAGGGTGTCGCCAAGGGCGCGCAGGACACGGCTTCCGGTGCCAACGACACGCAAAGAGCCGCGGAGGCCGTAGCCGGCATGGCCGCGGAGCTCCAGCAGGTGGTGGGGCGGTTTACCTTCTGA
- a CDS encoding chemotaxis response regulator protein-glutamate methylesterase, whose amino-acid sequence MSRPIRVLVVDDAVVIRRSVSKILSEDPEIEVVAVAANGRIALSKLPLAAPDLVILDMEMPDMDGLQTLAALSEAQPELPVIMFSAHTERGAAATLKALSLGAADYVPKPARIQSPAIAAQCVRDQLIPKIKALCSMTAGFEGSPNVAPRQSQPAGVPYRAREHAGAPIGLLAIGASTGGPKALESVLDALPADFPVPTLIVQHMPPLFTRLLAASLSSGASVAVREGYAGAALRPGQVWIAPGDAHMMVARQGSTVRLQIHKGPEENSCRPAVDVLFRSVADVYGARALAVLLTGIGQDGLRGCERIREAGGRVYVQDATTSVVWGMPGFVANAGLAHRILPLAELSAEIAHEVMASRATGAGAVAAGDKARQQACR is encoded by the coding sequence ATGAGCCGTCCGATACGAGTCTTGGTGGTGGACGACGCGGTGGTGATCCGGCGCAGCGTTTCGAAGATCCTGTCGGAGGATCCCGAGATCGAGGTCGTTGCCGTTGCCGCCAACGGGCGTATCGCGCTTTCCAAGCTGCCGCTCGCTGCGCCGGACCTGGTGATACTGGACATGGAGATGCCCGACATGGACGGGCTCCAGACGCTGGCCGCTCTGAGCGAGGCGCAGCCTGAGCTGCCCGTCATCATGTTCAGCGCACACACGGAGCGGGGAGCCGCAGCGACTCTCAAGGCGCTGTCCCTTGGCGCCGCCGACTATGTTCCCAAGCCCGCCCGCATACAAAGCCCGGCAATCGCAGCCCAGTGCGTCCGCGACCAGCTGATTCCCAAAATCAAGGCGTTGTGCAGCATGACGGCGGGATTCGAGGGGTCGCCGAACGTCGCCCCGCGCCAGAGCCAGCCCGCCGGTGTGCCCTATCGGGCGCGGGAACATGCCGGCGCTCCGATCGGGCTGCTGGCGATCGGCGCTTCCACGGGAGGGCCCAAGGCTCTCGAAAGCGTGCTGGACGCGCTGCCTGCCGACTTTCCGGTTCCGACGCTGATCGTTCAGCACATGCCGCCCCTGTTCACCCGACTTCTCGCAGCCAGCCTTTCCTCGGGAGCTTCGGTAGCGGTGCGCGAGGGGTACGCCGGCGCAGCGCTCCGGCCGGGCCAGGTCTGGATCGCTCCCGGCGATGCCCACATGATGGTGGCTCGACAGGGCTCGACCGTCAGGCTGCAGATCCACAAGGGTCCAGAAGAAAACTCGTGCCGGCCTGCGGTCGACGTGCTCTTTCGCTCGGTTGCCGACGTCTACGGCGCCAGGGCCCTTGCCGTGCTCCTGACGGGAATTGGGCAGGACGGGCTGCGCGGGTGCGAGCGGATCCGCGAAGCTGGAGGACGAGTCTACGTGCAGGACGCAACGACCTCGGTGGTATGGGGCATGCCTGGCTTCGTAGCCAATGCTGGATTGGCGCATCGCATTCTTCCACTCGCTGAGCTGAGCGCGGAGATCGCTCATGAGGTGATGGCAAGCCGTGCGACGGGCGCAGGCGCGGTTGCCGCCGGAGACAAGGCGAGGCAGCAGGCATGTCGTTAG
- a CDS encoding protein-glutamate O-methyltransferase CheR: protein MSLGQDELSYIQKLVRDCSGIAIETGKEYLIESRLARLWRREGHRSIKEFVAHLKTKSFSSLHSEVALALATHETAFFRDASAFEALRERILPEMLERRAPARSLNLWSSACSSGQEPYSVALALCEAVPDLANWSVRLLASDMSPALVSRAVAGVYRKAEVERGLPAHLRDKYFERNGDDWQAVEYVRRMIEFRTINLVETWPMLPRMDIVLMRHVLIYFDVPTKRKIFGKLRRILRPDGFVFLGAGETTIGVDDALEPIDTSTACCYRLSTHAAQPGAS from the coding sequence ATGTCGTTAGGCCAGGATGAGCTCAGCTACATCCAAAAGCTGGTTCGGGATTGCTCCGGAATAGCCATCGAAACGGGCAAAGAGTACCTGATCGAGTCGCGGCTCGCGCGGCTTTGGCGGCGTGAAGGTCATCGTTCGATTAAGGAATTCGTCGCCCATTTGAAGACCAAGAGCTTCAGCAGTCTCCACAGCGAGGTTGCGCTTGCCCTGGCCACGCACGAGACCGCCTTCTTCCGCGACGCGTCTGCTTTCGAAGCGCTGCGCGAACGGATTCTGCCCGAGATGCTGGAGAGACGCGCCCCTGCGCGCTCGCTGAATCTGTGGTCCAGCGCCTGCTCGAGCGGTCAGGAGCCCTACAGCGTGGCCCTGGCCCTGTGCGAAGCCGTGCCTGACCTGGCAAACTGGTCTGTTCGCCTCCTTGCCAGCGATATGTCGCCGGCGCTGGTCTCACGAGCCGTCGCAGGAGTCTACCGCAAGGCCGAGGTCGAGCGAGGCCTGCCGGCCCACCTGAGAGACAAGTACTTTGAAAGGAACGGTGACGACTGGCAGGCCGTCGAGTACGTCCGCCGGATGATCGAGTTCCGGACCATCAACCTCGTCGAAACGTGGCCCATGCTGCCGCGGATGGATATCGTGCTCATGCGCCACGTGCTGATCTACTTCGATGTGCCCACGAAGAGGAAGATCTTTGGCAAGCTTCGACGGATCCTGCGCCCCGACGGATTCGTGTTCTTGGGTGCGGGCGAGACCACCATTGGCGTGGACGATGCCCTGGAGCCTATCGATACCTCGACCGCGTGTTGTTATCGGTTGTCCACGCACGCGGCACAGCCAGGAGCCTCGTAA
- a CDS encoding response regulator, whose protein sequence is MARILLIDDSSFQRRRVAKVVKQAGHEVLAEASNGKDGLELLSKQSPACVLLDLLMPEMDGLQVLAALQERGSKVPVVVVTADIQEEVHQQCMDLGARAIVTKPPKPDELKRVLRTVLEQGGTGA, encoded by the coding sequence ATGGCCCGGATTCTCCTTATCGACGATTCCTCTTTTCAGCGCCGCCGGGTTGCCAAAGTCGTCAAGCAAGCGGGCCATGAGGTCTTGGCGGAAGCGTCGAACGGAAAGGACGGACTCGAGCTGCTTTCGAAGCAATCGCCAGCATGCGTGCTGCTTGACCTGTTGATGCCGGAGATGGACGGGCTGCAGGTTCTCGCAGCGCTCCAGGAGCGCGGCTCCAAGGTGCCCGTCGTGGTGGTCACGGCAGATATCCAGGAAGAGGTACACCAGCAGTGCATGGATCTCGGTGCCCGAGCGATCGTCACCAAACCTCCCAAGCCCGATGAGCTCAAGCGCGTGCTGCGCACGGTTCTGGAACAGGGCGGAACGGGCGCATAA
- a CDS encoding chemotaxis protein CheX, with protein sequence MELTRDQLDALTELMNIGVAKAAGVLNEMLEARIHLRVPSIKTLTVRELQQEMGSSANDKLAAVQLGFRGAFSGTSALAFPTDSASKLVSVLTEDEAQDEDPSDLDSIRVGTLTEVGNIVMNGVMGSIGNILEERIDYAVPSYIEDTVTNLLTSNVPDTSATVIVARTQFSIEQLQISGDVMLFFEVGSFDALLASIETMIERDSED encoded by the coding sequence ATGGAGCTTACACGCGACCAGCTCGACGCGCTGACAGAGCTCATGAACATCGGTGTGGCCAAGGCCGCGGGTGTCCTCAATGAAATGCTCGAGGCCCGGATTCACCTCAGGGTCCCGTCTATCAAGACGCTCACGGTGCGGGAGCTGCAGCAGGAGATGGGAAGCTCCGCCAACGACAAGCTGGCCGCGGTCCAGCTGGGATTCCGGGGCGCGTTTTCGGGTACGTCGGCGCTGGCGTTTCCAACCGATAGCGCCTCGAAGCTGGTCAGCGTCCTAACGGAGGACGAGGCCCAGGACGAGGACCCCTCGGACCTCGATTCGATTCGGGTTGGCACCCTGACCGAGGTCGGCAACATCGTCATGAACGGCGTGATGGGCTCGATCGGCAACATACTCGAAGAGCGCATCGACTACGCCGTACCGAGCTACATCGAAGACACCGTAACGAACCTTCTGACGAGCAACGTGCCGGACACCAGCGCCACGGTTATCGTGGCACGCACGCAGTTTTCCATCGAGCAGCTGCAGATCAGCGGCGACGTCATGCTGTTCTTCGAGGTCGGCTCGTTCGATGCGCTTCTGGCGTCGATCGAGACCATGATCGAGCGGGACTCGGAGGACTGA
- a CDS encoding ATP-binding protein — MLEEMHSKFGVLDHVPLGMCLVQRELRILLWNRCLEDWTRIPRKDVLGRPLPELFPHLGSNRFRSRLTEIFAGGPPTIFSSQIHKHIFPCPLPGGAHRVQHTTVTAVRALDGKGYYALFAVQDVSDLTRLVRSAREANAELEAFTYSVSHDLRAPLRSIDGFGEALEEECGPVLSDDGRQYLERLRAAARRMGTLIDDLLHLSRVTTMDMQRGGVDMSRLVEAIGDSLRRTEPSREVDLVVAPNVTAQGDEHLLRVALENLVGNAWKFTGRREAARIEFGLENMGANKVYFVRDNGAGFDMDHANKLFEVFQRLHSASEFEGTGIGLATVQRIIRRHGGKIWGKGKTDKGATMYFTLGEIG, encoded by the coding sequence ATGCTCGAGGAGATGCACTCGAAGTTCGGCGTTCTCGACCATGTGCCGCTGGGAATGTGCCTGGTGCAGCGGGAGCTTCGGATCCTGCTCTGGAATCGTTGCCTCGAAGATTGGACGAGAATCCCGCGTAAGGACGTGCTCGGAAGACCGCTTCCGGAGCTGTTTCCGCATCTCGGGAGCAACCGGTTCCGGAGCCGCTTGACAGAAATCTTCGCAGGCGGTCCGCCGACCATTTTCTCCTCCCAGATCCACAAGCACATCTTTCCCTGTCCGCTTCCGGGCGGCGCACACCGCGTCCAGCATACAACGGTAACGGCCGTTCGCGCTCTGGACGGGAAGGGCTACTACGCGCTATTTGCTGTCCAGGACGTCTCGGATTTGACGCGCCTGGTTCGCAGCGCCAGGGAAGCAAACGCCGAGCTGGAGGCTTTCACGTATTCGGTGTCCCACGATCTCCGCGCTCCGCTAAGGAGCATCGACGGTTTCGGGGAGGCTCTCGAGGAAGAGTGCGGGCCCGTCCTGAGCGATGATGGCCGCCAGTACCTGGAGCGCTTGCGGGCTGCGGCTCGCAGGATGGGCACGCTGATCGACGATCTGCTTCACCTATCTCGCGTAACGACGATGGACATGCAGCGCGGGGGGGTCGATATGAGCAGGCTGGTGGAGGCGATAGGCGACAGTTTGCGGCGGACGGAACCGTCCCGAGAAGTGGACTTGGTTGTCGCGCCCAATGTAACAGCACAAGGAGACGAGCACCTCTTGCGCGTGGCTCTGGAGAATCTCGTGGGAAATGCCTGGAAGTTCACCGGGAGGCGAGAGGCCGCTCGGATCGAGTTCGGCCTGGAGAACATGGGAGCAAACAAAGTCTATTTTGTCCGAGATAATGGCGCTGGTTTTGACATGGACCACGCAAATAAACTCTTCGAAGTATTTCAGAGATTACACTCCGCATCGGAGTTCGAGGGAACCGGAATCGGTCTGGCCACAGTACAGCGGATAATCAGGCGCCATGGTGGAAAGATCTGGGGGAAAGGCAAAACCGACAAAGGGGCTACTATGTACTTTACTCTGGGAGAGATAGGCTGA
- a CDS encoding response regulator has protein sequence MRDKTILLVEDNADDSTLAQRALKRVGMVSCLVIARDGSEALDYLFESENRESKRLLPAVVILDLSLPKITGFEVLERVRADDRTRTLPVVVLSSSAIEGDIERSYQLGANSYVQKPVASADFRDAVQQIGSYWFKLNETSAGKSH, from the coding sequence ATGCGCGATAAAACGATTCTACTAGTGGAGGACAACGCGGACGATAGTACGTTGGCGCAGCGTGCCTTGAAACGGGTGGGCATGGTGAGCTGCCTGGTCATTGCTCGCGATGGTTCGGAAGCGTTGGACTACCTGTTTGAATCGGAAAATAGGGAAAGTAAGAGGCTCCTTCCGGCGGTTGTAATTTTGGATCTGAGTTTGCCCAAGATTACAGGTTTTGAAGTGCTGGAAAGGGTACGGGCAGATGACAGAACGCGAACACTTCCCGTCGTGGTACTCAGCTCTTCAGCGATTGAAGGAGACATAGAGCGAAGCTATCAGCTTGGTGCAAACAGCTATGTTCAGAAACCAGTTGCATCGGCGGACTTCAGGGATGCGGTGCAGCAGATCGGGTCCTATTGGTTCAAGCTGAACGAGACTTCTGCAGGGAAGAGCCATTGA
- a CDS encoding response regulator: MSSRLRALLVEDSEDDAALVVFELRRNGFEVAWRRVETGEDLEEVLEEQAWDVVISDYRMPRFDGRAALRIVKRRGLDIPFIIVSGTIGEDVAVEAMRAGANDYLLKDKLQRLGPAVRREVTEAARRREGRKAQRRAKEVAEQLEIRERVADYLPVGVTVLQWEDPADLGSFRFLWRNRAAEDSGINERVVGRTLRESFPDTMASDAPQVYARAIETGKVQRLPQLRHEDEEGTYGLFDVRAVPLGERLVGVIFENVTEREEAERKREEMEQQMRAAQRMEAVGRLAGGVAHDFNNVLTVIQSYAGFLLEEFRGGDPAREDVAMILEAADRAARLTNQLLAFSRRQPRDLVVMDLNETLGDVDRMLRRLIGEDVDLKTKCGEKLGSVKADQSQIEQILMNLAVNARDAMPEGGKLAVETANVELDEVYGAAKGVWVPPGRYVMLAVTDTGTGIDPETQRHVFEPFFTTKPGGAGTGLGLSTVYGIVKQSGGYIWVYSELGSGTTFKIYLPRVDDEPTRPRVSQQVAVMGGTETILVAEDEDLVRRAAVRILERAGYRVLGAIHGGDACLVAEQYKDPIHLLLTDVVMPGISGKDLVTRLAGLHPEMQVIYMSGYTDGAIVQQGVLEEGTAYVQKPFSPHSLLSSVREVLDRARTKLGSGPG; the protein is encoded by the coding sequence GTGAGCAGCAGGCTTCGCGCACTTCTGGTGGAGGACTCCGAGGACGATGCCGCGCTTGTCGTGTTCGAGCTCCGACGGAATGGCTTCGAGGTAGCATGGAGACGCGTGGAGACAGGAGAGGACCTGGAGGAGGTGCTGGAGGAGCAGGCGTGGGACGTGGTGATCTCCGACTACAGGATGCCTCGTTTCGATGGACGGGCAGCGCTTCGGATCGTAAAACGTAGAGGCCTGGACATTCCTTTCATAATCGTCTCCGGTACGATTGGGGAGGACGTGGCCGTTGAAGCGATGAGGGCAGGTGCGAACGATTACCTGCTCAAGGACAAGCTGCAGCGGCTGGGTCCGGCGGTGCGACGGGAGGTAACGGAGGCTGCGCGCCGGAGGGAGGGCAGGAAGGCTCAAAGGAGGGCGAAAGAGGTGGCCGAGCAGCTCGAGATCCGCGAGCGCGTGGCCGATTACCTGCCGGTGGGAGTGACGGTGCTTCAGTGGGAGGATCCGGCGGACCTGGGTTCGTTTCGCTTTCTGTGGCGGAACAGGGCTGCCGAGGACAGTGGTATCAACGAGCGAGTCGTTGGCAGAACGCTGAGGGAGAGCTTTCCGGACACGATGGCATCGGACGCGCCACAAGTGTACGCGCGAGCCATCGAAACGGGCAAGGTGCAAAGGCTCCCGCAGCTTCGACACGAAGACGAGGAAGGTACGTACGGTCTCTTCGACGTTCGCGCGGTTCCACTGGGAGAGCGACTGGTTGGGGTGATTTTCGAAAATGTTACCGAGCGAGAGGAAGCCGAGAGGAAGCGCGAGGAAATGGAACAGCAGATGCGCGCTGCCCAAAGGATGGAGGCAGTGGGGCGGCTTGCGGGTGGCGTGGCACACGACTTCAACAACGTGCTGACGGTCATCCAGAGCTACGCTGGCTTCTTGCTGGAGGAGTTCCGCGGCGGAGATCCAGCTCGCGAAGACGTGGCGATGATCCTCGAGGCGGCGGACCGAGCAGCGAGGCTCACGAACCAGCTGCTTGCGTTCAGCAGGCGCCAGCCGCGCGATCTGGTGGTCATGGATCTGAACGAGACACTCGGCGATGTGGACCGGATGTTGCGCCGGCTGATCGGTGAAGACGTCGACTTGAAAACGAAGTGTGGGGAGAAGCTCGGGTCGGTGAAGGCCGATCAGAGCCAGATCGAACAGATCCTGATGAACCTTGCCGTCAACGCCAGGGACGCCATGCCCGAGGGCGGCAAGCTCGCCGTGGAGACAGCGAATGTCGAGCTCGATGAGGTCTACGGCGCTGCAAAGGGAGTATGGGTTCCACCCGGCCGCTACGTAATGCTGGCGGTGACCGACACGGGCACCGGAATCGATCCGGAGACCCAGCGGCACGTCTTTGAACCGTTCTTCACGACAAAGCCGGGGGGCGCGGGGACGGGTCTTGGCTTATCCACGGTCTATGGGATCGTCAAACAGAGCGGTGGCTACATATGGGTGTATAGCGAGCTTGGCAGCGGTACGACGTTCAAGATCTACCTGCCTCGCGTTGATGACGAACCGACCAGGCCGCGGGTTTCGCAGCAAGTCGCGGTCATGGGGGGCACGGAGACCATCCTGGTGGCGGAGGACGAGGATCTGGTTCGCAGGGCAGCGGTGCGTATCCTCGAACGAGCGGGCTATCGCGTGCTCGGCGCGATCCATGGCGGTGATGCCTGCCTGGTCGCAGAACAGTACAAGGATCCGATTCACCTGCTTCTGACGGACGTGGTAATGCCCGGGATCAGCGGCAAGGACCTGGTGACCAGGTTGGCTGGCTTGCACCCGGAGATGCAGGTCATCTACATGTCGGGTTATACCGACGGCGCGATCGTCCAGCAGGGAGTACTCGAGGAAGGAACGGCCTATGTACAAAAGCCGTTTTCGCCCCACAGCCTGCTGTCAAGCGTACGCGAGGTGCTCGATCGGGCAAGAACGAAGTTGGGTTCGGGGCCTGGTTAG